From the Montipora capricornis isolate CH-2021 chromosome 2, ASM3666992v2, whole genome shotgun sequence genome, one window contains:
- the LOC138037329 gene encoding uncharacterized protein — protein sequence MDAEVDGSADVFCVLSEATENNVDPSFCQSSSVVGKEFDKACRGEVRAFPSTTAHKKSGGDGGFTCCVPRCFNNNKKNPELSFYNFPNGKSPESQELRKKWIHLISRKNFTPTLGHRVCSQHFPGGRKTYMNCLPILVPKTIKPTLTTPRSTTKARNRSSVCPEQNTKRRRLCEMEAQNVLVDCTKETYPEVENLDPSASLREQVEKLKAENNMLKSENVCQKNDIKVLKEQIHKVQIEKSFSVDRFKDDDKLFRFYTGLQDYKTFQILFESFGTVVNNIVYYDSNTKAENITSSDFVKHGPKRLLRPEQEFFLVLVRLRLGLHEEDIAARAGFSQSQVSRIMISWIDFLHARLRSYPIWPSRSCIDKTMPESFKQMYPSTRVVIDYTEIFIEMPSSFRSQSVTYSSYKHHNTAKALIGISPSGAVSFVSDLYAGRSSDKQITNDCGILDLLEAGDSVMADKGFEIAGDLPQGVTLNIPPFLGGKDHLSIEEETETRRIASVRIHVERAIVRIKNFKILSTIFPVSMAADINKVWIICCYLSNFLPPLIKNDRA from the coding sequence ATGGATGCCGAAGTTGACGGCTCTGCGGACGTTTTTTGTGTTTTATCAGAGGCTACGGAAAATAATGTTGACCCTAGCTTTTGTCAAAGCTCTAGTGTGGTTGGAAAAGAGTTTGACAAAGCATGCAGAGGAGAAGTGAGGGCTTTTCCATCGACCACAGCGCATAAAAAGAGTGGAGGTGATGGTGGTTTCACATGTTGTGTGCCTAGAtgcttcaacaacaacaagaagaatcCTGAGCTTTCTTTCTATAATTTTCCTAACGGTAAAAGCCCAGAATCACAGGAGCTTAGAAAGAAGTGGATTCATCTGATATCTCGTAAGAATTTTACTCCAACGTTAGGCCACAGGGTCTGCTCACAACATTTTCCAGGAGGCAGAAAAACATACATGAATTGTTTACCGATCTTAGTACCAAAAACAATTAAACCTACGTTAACAACACCAAGGTCAACGACGAAAGCCAGAAATAGATCTTCTGTCTGTCCAGAGCAAAACACTAAGCGCAGACGTCTTTGTGAAATGGAAGCTCAAAATGTTTTGGTGGATTGCACGAAGGAAACGTACCCTGAAGTCGAGAATTTGGATCCTTCGGCCTCACTGAGAGAACAGGTTGAAAAACTGAAGGCTGAAAACAACATGTTAAAatctgaaaacgtttgccaGAAGAATGACATTAAGGTCCTGAAAGAGCAAATACATAAGGTACAGATAGAGAAGTCTTTTTCTGTTGATCGTTTTAAAGACGATGACAAGCTGTTTAGATTCTACACTGGACTTCAGGATTACAAGACATTCCAAATATTGTTCGAATCATTTGGTACAGTagtaaataatattgtttattaTGATTCGAACACTAAGGCTGAGAATATAACATCAAGTGACTTTGTAAAACATGGGCCCAAAAGATTGCTCAGACCTGAGCAGGAGTTTTTCCTTGTATTAGTTCGCCTTAGGTTAGGACTTCATGAAGAAGACATTGCAGCTAGAGCAGGCTTTTCACAATCACAAGTATCACGCATAATGATATCGTGGATCGATTTTCTACATGCTAGACTTCGCTCTTACCCCATTTGGCCTTCTAGGTCATGCATTGACAAGACCATGCCTGAATCTTTCAAACAAATGTATCCCTCCACGCGTGTAGTGATCGACTATACAGAAATATTCATTGAGATGCCCAGCTCATTTAGAAGCCAAAGTGTTACTTATTCTAGTTATAAACATCATAACACTGCTAAAGCCCTCATTGGTATTAGCCCATCTGGTGCTGTTTCTTTTGTGTCTGATCTTTATGCAGGCAGGTCCAGTGATAAACAAATTACTAATGACTGTGGTATATTGGACTTGCTTGAAGCAGGAGATTCTGTCATGGCCGACAAGGGATTTGAAATAGCAGGTGATCTACCCCAAGGTGTGACCCTTAACATTCCCCCATTTCTTGGAGGGAAAGATCATCTCTCCATTGAGGAAGAAACTGAAACAAGGCGAATAGCCTCAGTCAGAATACATGTTGAAAGAGCAATCGTCAGaattaagaactttaaaataCTTAGTACAATTTTCCCAGTATCTATGGCAGCAGATATAAACAAGGTCTGGATTATTTGTTGTTATCTTTCTAATTTTTTGCCACCATTAATTAAGAATGACAGAGCGTGA